aaggaaaaccatatttttaaaagatgggaaataataaaatctgcaaCTTTTTACTGGCTATCCAGTACATCAGCAGTTTGTTGGTGCAGATTCCCTTTATAAATTCTCTGTTCCACTGTAtatctcttctctctcttccctctgctaTTTCCAGAAGGGTTTTTGCTAACTTTTCCTGAGCCTGAAGAGAGAGATCACCTCCAGCAGACCCACCACCTTGTCATTCAAAGGCCTTCTACACTGTGGGCTCTAATAATTTTcagataataaataaataatagatcTTAGGTAAACTTGTTATGTTTTGGACAACACATATCACAAATAGAGCCCAGTTAATGAGTGAAAGATGAGGCAGAAAGGCTTGCAGATAACTTCCTCTGTAGCTAATTCCAACCAAAGGTTCTCATTGGCTTTCCGTAGGATGTGATGTCTGCTCTAACTGTTGGCCAACAATTTAAATGAATGTTTCCTAATCCCTGACAACCGAAGATATCAAAAGTCTGGCAAATACCACACTGAGTCTCTTCGTCAAGAGGTTTTGCTGTCTATAGCTACGGAATTGTTCTGCAAATTTAACAGCCGACATAGTAAATTTTTCCACGGCAAAATTTTCTGGCGGACGAGCATTTCTGGTTGGGTTCATGCGACGTGTTATCTGGCCTTCAGAAAATGTCCTCCTgggaattttcttctgtttctggaaAGAGAAGACAATTCAATTAACTGTCCTTTTACATTTGTAGTATTAACATGAGAAATTATCTCAAAAAATCTGTACTGCACTTGTACTATCACAAATTAATCGGTTCTCCCGCTCCTTATTTGTTATGCCAAACCTCACCAATTTCTAGCATACTTAAATGTTCTCTCTACATACTGTacctttttcatctttttaaaacaCCACAGTCTCATAGTCAAATTCTATTTCAATTAACATCTcagaactataaaaaaaaatttgtatgGCATATTAAGGTAGAAGCTAGTTCCAACTGTTCTTAAACAGTTAAAGTTCAGATTTTGATATGGCCACCCACAgtctcctcctggagaaactgaccCGTTACAGCATTGACAAGTAGTCTGTGCAGTggggtggggaactggctgacagaccatacccagagaGTGACAGTAAACAGTTCCTCCTCAGACTGGCaaccggtcacaagtggggtcccccagggatcaatatggggcccaatgctgtttaacatcttcgtaagtgacctggatgtttgGATCAGGAGCACCCTGAttaagtttgctgacaacaccaagatgagtggagaggttgacatTCCAGAAGACAGgaccaccctccaggatgacctagacaggctggagtgGGCCAGCAGGAatcttatgaagttcaatggtgagaagtgtaaggtcttgcacctgggaacacataacccaggagtgcagttcagactgggatccacctggctggagaacagccctgtggcAAGAGACCTGGGAGTCTTGGTGGAGAACAGGCTCACCATGAGTGagcagggtgctgcagcagcaaagaaagccaacaggattctgggctgcatcaacaagggcatcaccagcagagattaagaagtcatcatcctgctctacttggtgcttgtcagaccacacctggagtattgtgttcagttttggtccctgctctacaaaaatgATGCAGACAGgttgaagagggtccagagaagggccacaaggatgatcagaggcctggagaacctgccatatgagaagaggctgagaaaactgggctcgttcagccttgagaaaagaaggcttaggggaaaGCTTATTagcatgttccagtacttaaagggtgcCTACCAAGATGATGGAGACttcctatttacaaggagtcacatggaaaagacaaggagtaacgggcacaagttgctcctggggagattccaattggacacaagaggtaagatttttcaccatgaggacagtcaaacaccggaatagtctcccaaggaaagtggtggattcccccactTTGGACAGTTTTatgtctcagcttgacagggtggtgagccatctcatataagctatagtattacctagaaaggctggaccagatgatccttgaggtcccttccaacctggcattctatgattctgtgattttcctaCAAAGTTAATACATCTTCAAGGAATAATCtgaattctattttattttctattttttaaattgaaaggaTGTTAGCAAGTTTCTTCTACTTCCAGATTCCTAGATCTGGAAATTACTAGGAGGTACAAGATACCCTTTTCATATTGTCATACCTGCCAATTACTGTGTGATTAAATTCATGCAACAGAAGTCCTGCATAAACACCTACCATAAAGGCATCTAGTAAATCTGGTAAGATGTAGGAAGCAAGTCTACATGCTACCGTACTCTTTAGTTATTTCCGTCAAAAGAAGTAAAAGGCACATCACAAGGAGACAGGCTGGAAGTCAAAAAACACAGAATAGATAACTAGAAAACTCCTAATGTCTTCCCCCTCCTCAACTGAAGATAGTACATAAAAGTAGCAGGCTTACGTATGTATTCAAAGGATGTTTAGGGTTCTATAGCATTTAACTAGAGCTAGCAAGTTTCCAGCCTTTCAAAGACTGTAATTTTGGCTTCATCTTTTTCCCTGACAGCCACCACACTGGCATTTCTACTTGGGCTTCCCAAAGACACAGCCCCTCAATTTTTCCTCAAATCTATTCAGTTCATAATATATGTGGGAAAATATGACTCTCTAAAGAACCTAGAGGAAAGTTCTCTGCTTCTAGCCAAGAAAAGTCAGTTGAAATAACAACTTCACTGCAGGTTCATATTGAAGTGGATGAACAGGATCTAAAcccaaaggaaaacaactgCTCTTCCTTATTCCCACATAAACAGGCATCTCAACAGTATTTCTGGGGCAAAAAATGATAAAGAAGCATTTCACCTTGGTCTCCATAATTCTTCATAAATTATGTTATAAACATCCATTTCCTCACATACCCTCTAGTACTTAAATACTGAGCAGTTACAAATCTatacaaataaataagcaaaaccaaaataaaaaccagaacaaactTGGTCAAAACATTTCATCAGGAAACACAGCAATCCTAAGACTAGCAAAAATTACTGTCACCTCTAGCCAATACTGGAGGGGGTACTTGCCGAAGGAGTGGAAGTGGGTGTTTTCACTGGGAACAGGTCAGGTATGGAATTCAGTTCTGCCAGCAACTGGGCAAGCTGCAATCAACAATGATACATACTGAAAACTCACTGCAAACTTGCAAATAAGCAATACCTATAATCCAATCTTCACAAGCACTCCAAATTACATCAAAGCATACGAAGTTTCAGTGCATGAAACCTTTCTGGAGCCACTGTATTTAAAGTGGGGCTCAGGAAAGAGGTTCATTTATCCCTAAATGAGCAGAACTCTGCACGTAGTACTAACTTCACAGCTCCCATTAATTCTTACTGGGAATTAAAATTAGCTCGTTACATCCCATCTCATcaaaacagcactgaaagagCACATTTCAACATGGTTAGAATATCTTTCACTGATAATGAGGCAATGGTTGAACTAGAAGGAAGAGTGGAAGGTGAGAACggtggcagagcaggaagacCAACAGAACAGCAGTGAGGACACATGACAGACTAGAAACACAGGTAGAGAACTAAAGCAAGTTTTTACGTGGGAGCTGCAGGCCCACACTCCCAAGAGGTGTGCTTCAGCCCCAAAACTGCTTGGAAGCTGCAACTTTTCCTGGAATACAGTGAAactgaaggagctgctggggacccAACACCAATTTGGATTTGCACGGCAGCATGATAACTAAAGAGACCTGGTGGCATTTTGGACAGTAGAGGACAAAGCGCTAGGGAACAATTAGCGTCTCTCTTTTCCAcacctacacacacacatacacacactttCAGTTATATAGCAAAACATAACTGTAACATCACATCCCACACAActaaaaatctgcatttatcATCCTTATCAGCTTTTAGCTGGCTTTCCAACCAGGAACCACAGCTGATCTGTCAGACACAAATGGAAAGCAGAAACTCTATTGTGCAAATGACACCATGAACAACCTGAAGGGAAAAGATGGTTTTCTGACATGTCCTGAATATAAGACTGCAATTTGGGCATCTGTAACTTTGTTCACATCCACATACAAAATGCCTGGTTCAACTCTAGTTTCAAACTTGAGCAGACAAGTAACACTTGAGGCTATTTTAGGGCTAAATGTCTGAGTGCTAAAAGCCCTTTGGGTTTTCCCAGGTAGAAAAATTCAAATGCAAACCACCATGAGATTTTCCTaaagccccagcacagcaccagcagggaCCGCAAAATTCAAGTGTGCTAAAAGCTAAGTACTCGGATGTAAATGTCACACAACAAATCACTGCACCCAAGTCTTACcatggctttattttctttaatattcaTGGCTCTCTTaagcagagcactggaactTTCCTCCTGTGATTCTTTAATGTCTTCTTCAGACTCTGAAGCAGAGCCCTCTTGTTTGTCCCATCCCTTGCagcttatttcttttgaaagatgTGTGAGGGATTCACTGTCCTTTAGAGGTAAGTCAGAAAAAGCCTGTTCAGGCGCTTTTTTCTCGGACGACTTTCTGGTGGGAAACTGCAAGGCAACACGCAGGCCAAAGCTTCTTCTCTTGGGTGAAACTTTCTTCttcacctcttcctcctcttgttCCTCACTACCCAGTAAGTTATCGTGTTCTTCATCAACCAAGTTTGAATTTAATGCCTAGAGGAAAGAAGAATCCCATGTTACGTCATTGGCTGTGACATGAGAAAGGtcatttttaaataactaaTTCTAGGCAGAAGTCTCACCACCCAAAAGGCACGGTCATAAATTCAAATACATcaacccattttttaaaagttcacaGTACACAACTTCTCCCAGAGACCAACACAAAATCTACACGTTAGTATTGTCTGTAATACAAAGGTGGCTGTCTTCAGAGGAGCAATCATGCCCAGAACAGTCAGTTTACAAGCAAGGGAAGTTGTCATTTCTAGTATGCGACATTTCATTAAATaaagctctttttctcttttaagataaaacatttttcttcagcgTGAAGAAAGATCATAGTGTACCAGAAACACTCCTACTGGAACATGAGGTTTACACagatgacacagaaaaaaataagtcaacATACATATCCACACATAGGTGACTGCCTTTACCTGAACTCCTTTCTTGTTCACATCCACCTCACTTGAAGCAAAACCTTCAAACGTTTCCATTTCAGAGTCAGTGTCTTCAGTGAAAATCCTCTGCAGTTCTTCAGTGAGGTACCTGGACTGAAATAGAACCCCCTGTAAAAACACCAGCCAGTAGCTgtgagagacagacagacacagagtAGTTGCAGAGCCACAACAAACAGGTTCTGAGGTTCAAGCAGGTACCAACTGTATGGCAGATACTGTGAAAGCACTCTGCAGGCAAAGCGTATCAACAGAAATAAGCATGAGACATTCAGAGATTCAGCATTGAGTTATTTGAACTTAAgaggttttttcctcattttgagCACACAGCTTTAACTGAGCTCCTTCTTggcctcttcctcttcttcttcactACTacccaataaaaataaactatttgcTTTCTTAGATGTAATTTATCATGTTGTTTTGTGTATTTCCTTCTGGAAGTAAAAAAACAGGCCTTGAATGGAAGAACATACGAACCACAACCACAGTAAGATAGAGCCCACCTTTTATTCCCTTAGCAGTAGAAACAACACTCTCCTCTGGgcttgctgcagcagtgcttgAGGCCCCTGGAGATGGAGTCTGCTCCTTCTCAAGCTGTTATGCTGTCACTGAAGTGACAGCtaccaacacaaaaccacaagcTTTGAACAGCCTGACTAACATCCCTCCCCCTTCCAGCTGCTCAACTCTCTGCTTTAATGGTGCGGTTTATCATTCAAACTAGGGAAGACAGATCCCACATTTCTGCCTACAGACTAGGAAGTATAAAGTCAGCCcatgaaaaacaaactaagATTTCATTAAAGCACTCCACAATATGCACATTACATACCAATTAAACCATAGCAATGCATTTACTAAAtcagaaatatatttccatACTTCTAATCAGAATTAGTAGAAGACCATCTGTCAGTGTGTCCCTGTTACTCTCCTGAAGACTCATATAGAGTGAGAACAAAACCCAAGTTCACACCACAGCTGCCTCTTGAAAGTCAGCAACACTCAAGTTTGTTTCCCTAGTTTTCCTCTGCTATTTCTTCCTCCCACACGAAATGCAAAAATGACCTTCTATACGATGCACTTGCTAAATAActttattcttcctttcaattccctcccttccctgacTTTAATTACATACTTATTTACATTAAGATAATATCTGGTGAAAAACAGATACAATAGATGAGTGAAAAAACTTACAGAGGAATGGGAGGGGGGAGCTACTTCATAAGCTGTTTCTTTACACTTAAACATCTACAAATTATTACGGGTAATTGGAATGAGTTTTCTCTaagcaaaattactttattcTTTTGTTGATAGCTGTAGTGCAGCTGCttgaaaaaggaacaaacacaATAGGGAAGTTACTTTAAAGTTAAATTGCATTTCTTggaggaaaactgaaatttttatgcattttgtgttttcattaaattCCACAGGGAAGGTTGGGGGTTGGGAAATAAGCTGTCTGTTAGCTAAAAAAACATGTTAGTGAATTTACACATCGGCATCCGAGGGAATATCTGATGGGAACATGCCATTCACCACTCCAGCAGGGTGGCTGCCTTGCCTCCTCTCCCAACAACTGCAATGTTTTTCTGAACTTCCCATCAATTTGCTCTTGATATCAAAACCTTTTAGGTTCCTGCACAACAACCTACAGTCTTTCTCAGCAACAGTGGTGTTTAGCATCATAGCTGGGTTGAACTCAAGATaaaaaaattgtggttttaATGTACCATTTAGTGGTAAAGGAGTTAAGTTCAACAGTGATGGAGATTTATATTAATTCTCAACCCAAGGGAAACAAAGGAATGGTGAAgaaggctgcagaaaagctcTAAATTTGGAACAAGTGTCAGTGGGATTCCCAGCAACACATTCTATTAACAGCACCTAGCTCTTCCACAGCATTTTTCATCAGaggattttaaaatgctctGCAGCAAATATAATTAACATAATATTCATCTCACAAGTTGGGAAACCAAGGCAGAGACAAGTAAAGTAAGGTGCCCACAGTCCCgaagcaggcagcagaagcagaagctcAGGCTCCCACACGAGGCTCCCtctcctccaccacctctcaTTAATGCTTCTTCATGCCCCACACAAAGCCACAGATATGGGAGCAAGCTACCCCCTGCATTTTCTGAAGTGACCAGTACCTCTGTGTAGCAAAACAATTACAAAGCAATTTAGAGCCAAGTATGTATCATTACATTTAAGCTGCTGTCTTTCTCCATGGTACAGACTTGAGGCTCTACTCCCAAACAGCTCCTGTACTTCGAACAAGCTTCTCTGAGGCCGTTTGTGTACGAAGGCTCAGGAACAGCACATACTGGTATAAACTTCATGCTGTCTATTCCCTTTGCTAAAACTAGTCACTCTCCTTGTCTGCAGCAACTCTTAACCAGGTACTGAtggaaagagggggaaaaaaaaaaaaaaaaaaagtgggaaaaaaaaagcaaagaggaaaaagagcgGGAGAAAGGGCgggagggagaaaaggcaggagggagaaaaatcagagaaaaaagaccttttcaatttttttaattaatggaaTGGAGGTACCCTTTTGAGAGCACAGCTGATAAAGGTATCTTTTAGCACATTGGCCCATAACTAGCAAGTATATAATTACAAGCTTCTAAAAGTCTAAAACCTAACTTTTCCGGCAGCCAAGACAACATATTGgttctcttcctttcttgtgAATTCACCTGGTACCTCCAGCTACCCAGtcagagaatgaaaaaacatAATCACATTTTGCTGATCCAAGCTTCTTCACCATTAAGAGAACAGAGAACCCGCACATCTCAGAATCAAAGCACAACCTAATGGTCTCTGCAGGTCACCACCACTAAAACAGCAATTTTAgtgcaaaaaaaccaccaagatAAATCACTGCAGAAACAGCATGGATATaaatttttgaaataaatacctTTAAGCCTGCATACTCACAAAACCCATGTATCACCATGCATTTCCACTATCTTACGTACACCAGCCCAGGATGgtaattctctctctcctgttgGCTTCACTTACCTACTTCACTAAACTCACCTTCTAATGAAACCCATTCTCCTTATATTATGcaagagtttttaaaagcaatcatCAGAACCTAAAAAGGATAGCAAgtttgtttacatttattttttatatggaAACTGCAGGTTATAGCTTTTGCTGTGAGTTATAGCTCAAATCTGAGCCTTGACACAAGCTCAAAGTACTACTGCACCATAAGAGCACACGGGTCCACAGCAATCCATTCCTACCTTTTTTCCTGACTCCGAGGAATCAAAACCAGCATAGCTGTCCTCTGACAACCTCTTCCTGGATGCATTATCCTGGAACCCCAGAAAATCTTCATTGTCACTAGGGGCATTAAAAATGTCAGCCACTTCCTTGGGAATCTGTTTCTGATTCAAAATGAGACAAAACGAGTCAGAAACACCAACTTAACAGGAAAACTCATATTCGCAACggtacaatttatttttatactccAATGGAAGTACAAATTTGCATCACAAAATACACTATGCATAGCAAAACTGTACCTCATTTAGCTAAACTCTAGAAAATCTGTACAAGCAGTTTTAACCCCTAAATACAGATTCCAGATTTGGGGCTAGGGAAGGGATGCAATATGCAGGGTGTTTAAGTCCACACATCACTGCTTCTCAGACATAAAAGCGTGTGTGCGCCTCACGAGCACATGCTCAGAGCACCCTTTATCTGTCATGAAAACCACCACTGCTCCTCCTCTTACAGAGCAACTCTTGACTTATGGGTGAGGAACACACCTTCAAACATACTGCAATGCTGAACAAGCACAAAGAAACCTTACCAACAGATCCAATGATAGTATAGTAACGTATGTTATCAGACACTTAACCAactccaaaaataaaacaaatgcaacTCATTCTCTTCTGCCAGCACTCCTGCAGAGCTTTTCCTGCAACACTTGTTAAGAAAGTGAAAGCCCATTTTAGCCAAGAACATTTCCCATTTGCCAGAATCCCACAATGTAGCACACCAGGAGGAAGAGCTGCCAAGGACAGACACCTTCTGAGGTGACCAAGGTCACAACTTCAGAGTTCAAGTCCAGTCCCAGAACAGAAGGAGACTCATATCACCACATCCAACCTTCCCCCTGGCCAGATACTTTACCAAGCACTTCAGGTAAGCCTCTTCATGTTACAGGCC
This Apus apus isolate bApuApu2 chromosome 2, bApuApu2.pri.cur, whole genome shotgun sequence DNA region includes the following protein-coding sequences:
- the CDCA7L gene encoding cell division cycle-associated 7-like protein isoform X1 yields the protein MVRRGRRRRRRQAAAGPAASRGKKQIPKEVADIFNAPSDNEDFLGFQDNASRKRLSEDSYAGFDSSESGKKGVLFQSRYLTEELQRIFTEDTDSEMETFEGFASSEVDVNKKGVQALNSNLVDEEHDNLLGSEEQEEEEVKKKVSPKRRSFGLRVALQFPTRKSSEKKAPEQAFSDLPLKDSESLTHLSKEISCKGWDKQEGSASESEEDIKESQEESSSALLKRAMNIKENKAMLAQLLAELNSIPDLFPVKTPTSTPSKQKKIPRRTFSEGQITRRMNPTRNARPPENFAVEKFTMSAVKFAEQFRSYRQQNLLTKRLSVQGNCGVHKRRRSSRYSSHRPVEDITEEDLDNIAITVKDKIYDKVLGSTCHQCRQKTIDTKTVCRNQGCGGVRGQFCGPCLRNRYGEDVKSALLDPAWICPPCRGVCNCSYCRRRDGRCATGMLIHLAKFYGYNNVREYLESLQKQLADDN
- the CDCA7L gene encoding cell division cycle-associated 7-like protein isoform X4 encodes the protein METFEGFASSEVDVNKKGVQALNSNLVDEEHDNLLGSEEQEEEEVKKKVSPKRRSFGLRVALQFPTRKSSEKKAPEQAFSDLPLKDSESLTHLSKEISCKGWDKQEGSASESEEDIKESQEESSSALLKRAMNIKENKAMLAQLLAELNSIPDLFPVKTPTSTPSKQKKIPRRTFSEGQITRRMNPTRNARPPENFAVEKFTMSAVKFAEQFRSYRQQNLLTKRLSVQGNCGVHKRRRSSRYSSHRPVEDITEEDLDNIAITVKDKIYDKVLGSTCHQCRQKTIDTKTVCRNQGCGGVRGQFCGPCLRNRYGEDVKSALLDPAWICPPCRGVCNCSYCRRRDGRCATGMLIHLAKFYGYNNVREYLESLQKQLADDN
- the CDCA7L gene encoding cell division cycle-associated 7-like protein isoform X2; translated protein: MVRRGRRRRRRQAAAGPAASRGKKQIPKEVADIFNAPSDNEDFLGFQDNASRKRLSEDSYAGFDSSESGKKGVLFQSRYLTEELQRIFTEDTDSEMETFEGFASSEVDVNKKGVQALNSNLVDEEHDNLLGSEEQEEEEVKKKVSPKRRSFGLRVALQFPTRKSSEKKAPEQAFSDLPLKDSESLTHLSKEISCKGWDKQEGSASESEEDIKESQEESSSALLKRAMNIKENKAMLAQLLAELNSIPDLFPVKTPTSTPSKQKKIPRRTFSEGQITRRMNPTRNARPPENFAVEKFTMSAVKFAEQFRSYRQQNLLTKRLSVGNCGVHKRRRSSRYSSHRPVEDITEEDLDNIAITVKDKIYDKVLGSTCHQCRQKTIDTKTVCRNQGCGGVRGQFCGPCLRNRYGEDVKSALLDPAWICPPCRGVCNCSYCRRRDGRCATGMLIHLAKFYGYNNVREYLESLQKQLADDN
- the CDCA7L gene encoding cell division cycle-associated 7-like protein isoform X5, whose protein sequence is MHPGRGCQRTAMLVLIPRSQEKRYLTEELQRIFTEDTDSEMETFEGFASSEVDVNKKGVQALNSNLVDEEHDNLLGSEEQEEEEVKKKVSPKRRSFGLRVALQFPTRKSSEKKAPEQAFSDLPLKDSESLTHLSKEISCKGWDKQEGSASESEEDIKESQEESSSALLKRAMNIKENKAMLAQLLAELNSIPDLFPVKTPTSTPSKQKKIPRRTFSEGQITRRMNPTRNARPPENFAVEKFTMSAVKFAEQFRSYRQQNLLTKRLSVQGNCGVHKRRRSSRYSSHRPVEDITEEDLDNIAITVKDKIYDKVLGSTCHQCRQKTIDTKTVCRNQGCGGVRGQFCGPCLRNRYGEDVKSALLDPAWICPPCRGVCNCSYCRRRDGRCATGMLIHLAKFYGYNNVREYLESLQKQLADDN
- the CDCA7L gene encoding cell division cycle-associated 7-like protein isoform X3 — translated: MVRRGRRRRRRQAAAGPAASRGKKQIPKEVADIFNAPSDNEDFLGFQDNASRKRLSEDSYAGFDSSESGKKSRYLTEELQRIFTEDTDSEMETFEGFASSEVDVNKKGVQALNSNLVDEEHDNLLGSEEQEEEEVKKKVSPKRRSFGLRVALQFPTRKSSEKKAPEQAFSDLPLKDSESLTHLSKEISCKGWDKQEGSASESEEDIKESQEESSSALLKRAMNIKENKAMLAQLLAELNSIPDLFPVKTPTSTPSKQKKIPRRTFSEGQITRRMNPTRNARPPENFAVEKFTMSAVKFAEQFRSYRQQNLLTKRLSVQGNCGVHKRRRSSRYSSHRPVEDITEEDLDNIAITVKDKIYDKVLGSTCHQCRQKTIDTKTVCRNQGCGGVRGQFCGPCLRNRYGEDVKSALLDPAWICPPCRGVCNCSYCRRRDGRCATGMLIHLAKFYGYNNVREYLESLQKQLADDN